A window of Geothrix edaphica genomic DNA:
CACGGGAATCAACCGGATGGCCTTTGGGGACCGATTCAAGCCCGTGTTCCCCAGCAACAACCCCAGCCTCCGCTGGCGCCTGCAACTGGGTGAGAATCTGCATTCGGACCTGAACACCCGGGGCGTCACCACCACCTCATTCAAGAAGGAAGCGGCGCTGGATTTCGATATGGCCTACGGGCTTCCCGGCAAGTCTGGCTACAGCTACGACCGCCCTTTCGACTACTTTGATTTTGAATTCCGCAGTCTGGGAAACCTCGACAACCCCGTCGACAACATCATGATCCGCGGTCTCCTCTATGGGACGGATTACGGACTTGGCGATTCCTATCAAGGGATCTGGGGACTCTACGGCGGCTACGACTACATCTCGCCCTACATTTTCCGCATCTCAAGCACCTCTGTGTCGCTGGGGACCACCTTTCAATGGCAGATCTCGCAGGCAGCGGCCCTCCAGGGTTCGCTGCTTGGGGGCGTGGGGTACGCGGCGGCCGGCAACGTCACGCAAGTGGGAGACCGCGACTACCACCTCGGTGTGGCTCCCCAAGGGCTCCTCGCGCTGCGCTTCATCCTTGGCGAAAGGGTCATGCTCGATGTCACGGGGCGCCGGTACTACATCACGGGCATGGGGGGCGATGATCCGGGAGGCCGGGAGGCCATTGTCCGCCTGAACATGGGCTTCACGATCCGCATCTACGACCGGCATGCCCTGGGCATCCAGTACATCGCCTCCAAACGAAATGCCCACTATCCCGACCGGCCCGACAGCCGGCAGTCGGTGGGAACCGTGGCCATCGTCTACAACCTTCTTGGCCACGCCGGATTCGGTGCAACCAAGTGAGATGCCGTGAATAGGGAGTCTTCCTCAACCGATAGAAACCACACTGGGACATTTTCCACATGATTCTGCTCCGCCCCTCATGGGCCCTCCCCCTCGCGCTCGCGTTCCTGCCCTTGGTTTCAACCAGCCCCCTGTTTGCCAACGAGACACCAGGCTTTGCCGCGCGCCCACTGCCTGCCGCCGTGGTCGATGCCATTCCAGTGCTGCTCGACACCGCGGCGAAGCAGAAGCTCATGGCCTCCGGCAGCTACAGCTCCTTCTCGGAGGGCCAACCCAAGGTTGACCTGTGCCCCGACAAAGCCGCGGGTGCCGACATCATCCGCACCCTCAATGCCACCCACCCCAACATCGGCATCCAAACCCTCGTGGTAGCGGCCATGCCCGCGGGCCTCATCGCCCGGACGGACCGGCCCCTCGCGCTCTACAACCTCATTCATCAGTTCCGCACGATGGAAGGCCTCCAGTATTTCTCATCCACACACAACAAGGTCCGGACTCTGTTCACCACCTCTCATCTGGTCAAGGCCCGGAAGGACCGCAACAGCCTGGGTGACCCACACTACTCAGCCATCGAACCCACCCACGATCTCTACCTCGAACAGGACGACACGACCTTCGGCAAGAACCTCTATGTGGTGACCGTGAAGGGGCACGAAGGTGGAAGCGTTGAACTCAGCATGAGCAACGCAGATCGCGTCTGGTGGGGCCTCGTGCCGGTGCTTGGTCCAGGCGCCCTCCATCTCACCCTGGTCATCCAGGCTTCGGCCGACGGGGGATTCCTCTATTTCTACGGCAATGTCGGCATTACGACCACCAAGGTCTTCGGCATGGAAGAGCAGGTCCGCACCAGCTTCTACAACCGTGTCATCGCCCTGTACAACTGGTTCTCCAAACAAGCTGCCGGTTCGTGATGGGCCATCCCCGGTGTCCCAATGATCTGTAACTTCCCCTTGGGTCTGGCGCTCCTCGCCTTGGTGTTCCTGCCCTTGCGGGGGCAGGAGGGAGTCCCTCCAGAGCCCAGGGCGGAGGAGAAGGACAAACCCTCCGAAGTCGCGACCACGGGAATCTCCGCCGTTCCGAAGATCCTGTGGGACGACACCTTCTTCATCCTGAAGTCGCCTTCGCGATGGGATAGGCAGGATTGGCTGCATGCGGGTGAAGGCTTCGCCGTCGTGCTGGGTACAGCTTTGTTGCTGGATACCCGCGCGCGCGACGAATCCCAACGACATCGCGGCACTGAAACGGACAGGGTGGCCAAGCAGATTCAACATTTCGGCACCAGCTACGCATTCCTGGCCGTGGGTGGTTTCTGGGTCTACGGCAAGCTCGCCGGGGCTTCGAACGCCGTGGACACGGCCCTCGACGCGGCGGAAGCCAGCTTCATCTCGGGTGCCGTCCTCAGCCCGCTCTTGAAAACGGCGGTGGGACGCAGCCGCCCCTCCGATGGACAAGGTGCCTTCCACTTCAAACCCTTCGGAGGAGGCGTGTCCTCCCCCTCGGGGCACACCACCGAGGCCTTCACCTTGGCCAGGGTCATCACCGAACACTATCCCCAGGCCTGGGTGCAAGGCCTTACCTATGGGATCGCGGCCCTCGTGGGGGCTTCCCGGATCCAGCAGAACGCTCATTTCGCATCGGATGTGGTGAGCGGGGCCCTGCTTGGAACGCTCGTGGGCCGCACCGTGGTGCGCCGCAACCAGAAGCGGCGTGAGGGGCCAAGTAAGGTCGCGGTGTCCATCAACGCCAGCTTCGGAACCGGATACCAGGGAGCGACCCTGTCCGTGCGTTTCTGAGGCATCATGCTTCCCCCCGTCAACGCCGCCGGAGCACCTCGGGCCAGAGCTGCCCATGCCTCCGAACTCCAGACTCGATCCCTGCCCTCCGCTAGACTGGTCCCATGCTTTCATCCCTGCGAATCCAGAATCTGGCCCTGGTGGAGGACCTGTCCCTGGAGTGGGGGCCGGGCTTCACGGTGCTCACGGGCGAGACCGGCGCGGGCAAGTCCCTGCTGGTGGACGCGTTGTCCCTGCTGGTGGGGGCCCGGGGCGACGGGGAGCTGGTGCGCCACGGGGCGGAGCGGGCCACGGTGGAGGCCGTGGTGGAGGGTCGCTTCGAGGCCTGGCGGGGCTTCCTGGCCGACCGGGGCCTGCCTGAGGACCAGCCGGTGGTGCTGCGCCGGGAAGTGGGGCCGGGCCGCAGCCGGGCCTGGATCAATGGCGCCAGCTGCGCCCTGGCGGATCTGCGGGAGGCCGGCCGCCTCTGGATGCGCCTCACGAGCCAGCACGACCACCAGTCGCTGCTGGGCGAGGACCGGCACCTGACGCTCATCGATGAGGTGCTGGGCCTCGACCCCGACCTGGAATCGCAGGCCGCCGCCGTGCGCGAGGCCGAGGCGGCGCTGAAGGCCCGGCGTCGCAGTGAGGCCGAGCGGGAGCAGCGCCTGGAGCAGTTGGCCGAGGCCCTGGCGGACCTGGAGAAGCTGGCGCCGAAGCCCGGCGAGTGGGCCCAGCTCAAGGCCGATCGCGAGCCCCTGCGCCATGCGGTCCACCTTGAGCAGGCCTTCCGGGAGGCGGCGGAGGCCCTGGATGGCGGCATTCCCAAAGTGGAGCTGGCCCACAAGGCCCTGATGCGCGCCGTGGCTCACTGGCCGGACGCGGTCGCCGAGCAGGATCGCCTCCGCTCCGCCGTTCTGGAGCTGGAGGACCTCCTGGCCCTGTCCCAGGACCAGGCCCTCCGCTGGGCCCAGGCCGGCGCCGACCGCATCGAGGCCATGGAGGCCCGCCTGGCCCTCTACGAGCGCCTGGCCCGCCGCCACCGCTGCGAACCCGAGGAGCTGGCCGCACGCCAGCAGATCCTCAGGGACGAGCAGCGGGCCCTGCTGGCCGGCGACGTCTCCGTGAAGGAGCTGGAGAAGGCCCTGGCGAAAGCCGCGGAGGCCTACCGGCAGGTGGCCGAGGCCCTGCATGGCCGCCGGTCCGAGGCCATCCCGAAGCTCGAAGCCGAGGTCCAGAAGCGGCTGGGCCGCCTGGGCATGAAGGGGGCGCGGCTCCAGCTGCGGCTGTCCCTGGCGGAGGAATCCGGCAGCCCCGTCCAGCAGAGCGGGCGGCCCGTCCGCGTGTCGGCCCAGGGCTTCTCGGCCCTGGCCATCTGGATCGAACCGAACCCCGGTGAAGGCTTCCGCCCTTTGGCCAAGATCGCCTCCGGCGGCGAGCTGAGCCGCCTCATGCTGGCCCTGGTGGGCGCGGGCCTGGCCCTGGGCGCAGGTGTGAAGGACGGGCTGACGCTGGTCCTCGATGAAGTGGACGCGGGCCTGGGCGGCGAGACGGCCCTGGCGGTGGGCAAGGCCGTGGCGGAACTCGGCCGGGCCCATCAGGTGCTGGCGGTGACCCATCTGGCCCAGGTGGCCGCGCGGGCGGATCGGCACGGCCGCCTGCACAAGGAGACCGAGGGTGGCCGCACCCGCAGCGCCCTGGGCTGGGTGGCCGGCGAGGCCCGCAACCGCGAGCTGGCGAGGCTCCTGTCGGGCCACCCTGACCGCCCCGAGGCCCTGGAGCACGCGAAGGTTCTGCTCGAAGGATAAAAAAGGGCCGCCCGGAGGCGGCCCTTTTCGTGGTGCAGATCGAGACTACTTGACGCTCACATCGTCGATGACGAAGGAGGTCTGGAGGCTGCTGTCCTCCACCGAGTAGAAGCGCAGGCGGATGGTCTGGCCCTTGTAGGCGCTGAGGCTCAGCGACTGCTGGGTGTAGCCCGTGTTCTTGTTCAGGTTGGAGTAGGTGGCCAGGGTGGCCAGCACGGTGCCGGAGGTGTTGAGCACCTGCACCTTCATGGT
This region includes:
- a CDS encoding DUF3943 domain-containing protein, yielding MDLPAADAAWMKEPPAGKLQTRSWGTGSSKSYLIPALEIPAFLVLLNGYDRKAYPNQMEDGKKVYSVNLSTFWNHVTHGPWVVDKDAFAMNQFNHPYGGTMYHGFARSAGLSYWESLAYDHMGSLLWEMGGETTKPSYNDQISTGFGGSFLGEVLFRLSNLVLESDDSGSLGFWRHLGATMLSPATGINRMAFGDRFKPVFPSNNPSLRWRLQLGENLHSDLNTRGVTTTSFKKEAALDFDMAYGLPGKSGYSYDRPFDYFDFEFRSLGNLDNPVDNIMIRGLLYGTDYGLGDSYQGIWGLYGGYDYISPYIFRISSTSVSLGTTFQWQISQAAALQGSLLGGVGYAAAGNVTQVGDRDYHLGVAPQGLLALRFILGERVMLDVTGRRYYITGMGGDDPGGREAIVRLNMGFTIRIYDRHALGIQYIASKRNAHYPDRPDSRQSVGTVAIVYNLLGHAGFGATK
- a CDS encoding DUF6675 family protein; amino-acid sequence: MILLRPSWALPLALAFLPLVSTSPLFANETPGFAARPLPAAVVDAIPVLLDTAAKQKLMASGSYSSFSEGQPKVDLCPDKAAGADIIRTLNATHPNIGIQTLVVAAMPAGLIARTDRPLALYNLIHQFRTMEGLQYFSSTHNKVRTLFTTSHLVKARKDRNSLGDPHYSAIEPTHDLYLEQDDTTFGKNLYVVTVKGHEGGSVELSMSNADRVWWGLVPVLGPGALHLTLVIQASADGGFLYFYGNVGITTTKVFGMEEQVRTSFYNRVIALYNWFSKQAAGS
- a CDS encoding phosphatase PAP2 family protein, with amino-acid sequence MICNFPLGLALLALVFLPLRGQEGVPPEPRAEEKDKPSEVATTGISAVPKILWDDTFFILKSPSRWDRQDWLHAGEGFAVVLGTALLLDTRARDESQRHRGTETDRVAKQIQHFGTSYAFLAVGGFWVYGKLAGASNAVDTALDAAEASFISGAVLSPLLKTAVGRSRPSDGQGAFHFKPFGGGVSSPSGHTTEAFTLARVITEHYPQAWVQGLTYGIAALVGASRIQQNAHFASDVVSGALLGTLVGRTVVRRNQKRREGPSKVAVSINASFGTGYQGATLSVRF
- a CDS encoding DNA repair protein RecN translates to MLSSLRIQNLALVEDLSLEWGPGFTVLTGETGAGKSLLVDALSLLVGARGDGELVRHGAERATVEAVVEGRFEAWRGFLADRGLPEDQPVVLRREVGPGRSRAWINGASCALADLREAGRLWMRLTSQHDHQSLLGEDRHLTLIDEVLGLDPDLESQAAAVREAEAALKARRRSEAEREQRLEQLAEALADLEKLAPKPGEWAQLKADREPLRHAVHLEQAFREAAEALDGGIPKVELAHKALMRAVAHWPDAVAEQDRLRSAVLELEDLLALSQDQALRWAQAGADRIEAMEARLALYERLARRHRCEPEELAARQQILRDEQRALLAGDVSVKELEKALAKAAEAYRQVAEALHGRRSEAIPKLEAEVQKRLGRLGMKGARLQLRLSLAEESGSPVQQSGRPVRVSAQGFSALAIWIEPNPGEGFRPLAKIASGGELSRLMLALVGAGLALGAGVKDGLTLVLDEVDAGLGGETALAVGKAVAELGRAHQVLAVTHLAQVAARADRHGRLHKETEGGRTRSALGWVAGEARNRELARLLSGHPDRPEALEHAKVLLEG